One genomic window of Bacteroidota bacterium includes the following:
- a CDS encoding glycosyltransferase 87 family protein, producing MGNQSKLKQSQSLLPTICLVGLYVALVVYLSFLAPDRAMWPRLFALSLVATGIVVVLYRWGRLSTAVILAVGIGLRLFFLPLEPTLTDDAYRYIWDGAVCASGENPYAHKPSDARLVDFQDDDIYALLNSKDYHTVYPPASQLYFWISGYFYSDDWKPAYYTIKIALVASEIIALLLLAQLVPPLLLLLYAWHPLVLIETAGQAHTESGMLLFLVLCLWFAKRQQGSLASIALAFAGMIKLYPFVLFPFLWRRFKWRGLVPGGLTALALLIPFYHPDFFANIKSSLDLYVQYFEFNAGVYYAIKQVFLWWTGDDWSKTLGPFYAWYFCSASL from the coding sequence GTGGGAAATCAGTCCAAATTAAAGCAGTCGCAATCACTACTGCCAACAATCTGCCTTGTCGGTCTGTACGTTGCGCTGGTTGTATACCTTTCTTTCCTCGCACCCGACCGGGCCATGTGGCCGCGCCTCTTTGCGCTATCGCTTGTTGCAACGGGCATCGTCGTTGTACTATATCGCTGGGGCCGGCTCTCCACAGCTGTCATCCTTGCCGTAGGTATTGGCCTGCGTCTCTTTTTCCTCCCGCTTGAACCTACCTTAACGGATGACGCCTATCGGTATATATGGGATGGCGCAGTCTGTGCATCCGGTGAAAACCCTTATGCGCACAAACCCTCGGATGCACGGCTGGTTGATTTCCAGGATGATGACATCTATGCGTTGCTCAACTCGAAAGATTACCATACGGTCTATCCGCCAGCATCCCAACTCTACTTTTGGATCAGTGGCTATTTTTATAGCGATGACTGGAAGCCGGCCTATTACACAATAAAAATTGCGTTGGTAGCCAGCGAGATCATTGCATTGTTGTTGTTGGCCCAGTTGGTCCCGCCCCTGTTATTATTGCTTTATGCCTGGCACCCTTTGGTGTTAATAGAAACCGCTGGTCAGGCGCACACCGAATCGGGAATGCTGCTTTTCCTTGTCCTGTGTCTCTGGTTTGCCAAACGGCAACAAGGCAGCCTGGCTTCCATAGCGCTTGCTTTTGCTGGCATGATTAAGCTGTATCCGTTTGTGCTTTTCCCGTTTCTGTGGCGCAGGTTCAAATGGCGAGGCCTCGTGCCGGGCGGTCTCACAGCGCTTGCGCTCCTGATACCCTTTTATCATCCGGACTTCTTCGCCAATATCAAATCTTCGCTCGACCTCTACGTGCAGTATTTCGAGTTTAACGCCGGCGTGTACTACGCCATCAAACAGGTATTCCTCTGGTGGACAGGTGATGACTGGAGTAAAACTCTCGGGCCTTTTTACGCATGGTATTTCTGCTCGGCCTCCCTGTGA
- the miaA gene encoding tRNA (adenosine(37)-N6)-dimethylallyltransferase MiaA, whose amino-acid sequence MDNQERGAPPAPPILTLTGPTGVGKTSLSLPLADLLKAEILSIDSRQIYKELNIGTAKPDTNELARAPHHFISERSIADPISSGQFASMAEQRIQEVHNRGKVPLLVGGSTLYLQALQKGIADIPDIDPSVRQHLVTRLEKEGNEALYNELLSADPDAAATMDATKTQRLVRALEVFHGTGNTLSFYHAQTPPARYLFKTIVLTRPREVLYERIENRIDMMLDAGLVDEVGDLMGMGLDMAMPVLKTIGYREVVEHLQGMYGFDEMVRLLKRNTRRYAKRQLTWFRRFPEYIWIDRHKSDDQVINEILGALAAQPDA is encoded by the coding sequence GTGCCCCCCCTGCCCCACCAATTCTCACATTGACAGGCCCCACCGGCGTTGGCAAAACTTCCCTTAGTCTACCCCTTGCCGACCTGCTCAAGGCCGAAATTCTTTCTATAGACAGCCGGCAAATCTACAAAGAGCTCAATATTGGTACAGCAAAGCCTGACACCAATGAACTCGCCCGTGCCCCCCACCACTTCATCAGCGAGCGGTCTATTGCCGACCCCATTTCTTCCGGTCAGTTTGCATCGATGGCCGAACAGCGCATTCAAGAAGTGCACAACCGTGGCAAAGTGCCTCTGCTTGTGGGTGGCTCCACGCTATACCTGCAAGCTTTGCAAAAAGGCATTGCTGATATTCCCGATATTGATCCATCGGTTCGACAACACCTGGTAACCAGACTTGAGAAGGAAGGTAACGAAGCACTCTACAATGAGCTGTTGTCTGCTGACCCTGATGCTGCTGCTACGATGGATGCAACCAAGACACAACGGCTTGTCCGTGCGCTTGAGGTCTTTCACGGCACGGGCAATACGCTGTCGTTCTACCACGCACAAACACCACCGGCACGGTATCTTTTCAAAACAATTGTGCTTACTCGGCCACGTGAGGTGCTGTATGAACGCATCGAAAACCGTATCGACATGATGTTGGATGCCGGCCTGGTTGACGAAGTTGGTGATTTGATGGGAATGGGGCTGGATATGGCAATGCCCGTGTTAAAAACCATCGGCTATCGCGAAGTTGTAGAGCACTTGCAAGGCATGTACGGTTTTGATGAGATGGTGCGCCTGCTGAAGCGCAATACACGCCGATACGCAAAACGGCAACTCACCTGGTTTCGTCGCTTCCCGGAGTACATCTGGATTGACCGCCACAAATCAGACGATCAGGTCATTAACGAGATTCTGGGCGCCCTGGCTGCCCAACCTGATGCCTGA
- a CDS encoding sigma-70 family RNA polymerase sigma factor: MDEPALIPNLFRTEYSNLVAVLCNRYGLSNIQVAEDIVSDTFLMASQTWGKLGIPDNQAGWLYKVAKNRTLDYLRREKVRLEKVAPFVLARTETTTQPAELNLSKTHIEDSQLRMLFAVSHPSLEKKAQLTLALRVLCGFSADEIAAALLSSKTSVNKTLFRSKKRLQQHSATLFNLVPEDLAPRLDTVLTTVYLLFNEGYHATRTTHVLRRELCYEAMRLGLLIQGNVHTVCPEVNALLALMCFHASRLDARANDTGAPVLYYEQDRSLWEPALISKGTDFLNKAATGEQISRYHLEAAIAYWHTEQDTPEKWEEILQLYNQLLQLEYAPIAALNRTYALARCKGNQVGLEEAIKLNLETYSLYYCLLAALDQDTANQHKHLTKALSLATSAHEKAHIQKKLAAIA, translated from the coding sequence ATGGACGAACCAGCGCTCATACCCAATCTTTTCAGAACAGAGTACAGCAACCTGGTTGCTGTACTCTGTAATAGGTATGGCCTGTCAAATATTCAGGTGGCAGAAGACATCGTCAGTGATACTTTTTTAATGGCATCACAAACGTGGGGAAAGCTCGGCATACCAGACAACCAGGCCGGCTGGCTCTACAAGGTCGCAAAAAACAGAACGCTCGATTATTTGCGCCGCGAAAAAGTACGGCTGGAGAAGGTTGCCCCTTTTGTACTAGCGCGAACGGAAACGACAACACAGCCGGCTGAACTCAACCTGAGTAAAACACACATAGAGGATAGCCAGCTGCGTATGCTGTTTGCTGTGAGCCATCCCTCGCTCGAAAAAAAGGCCCAACTTACGCTGGCATTGCGTGTATTGTGTGGGTTTAGTGCGGATGAAATTGCTGCTGCATTGCTGTCGTCGAAAACCAGTGTAAACAAAACACTCTTTCGGTCGAAAAAGCGACTTCAACAACACAGTGCCACGCTGTTTAATCTGGTACCGGAAGACCTTGCGCCTCGCCTCGACACGGTACTCACGACCGTGTATTTGCTCTTCAACGAAGGATACCATGCAACCCGTACAACCCATGTACTCCGAAGGGAGTTATGTTACGAAGCTATGCGCCTTGGCCTGTTGATTCAGGGAAACGTGCACACGGTATGTCCGGAAGTGAATGCATTGCTTGCATTGATGTGTTTTCATGCCTCCAGGCTAGACGCGCGGGCAAATGACACTGGGGCCCCTGTGTTATACTACGAACAAGACCGCAGCTTATGGGAGCCGGCCCTGATCAGCAAAGGGACAGATTTCCTGAACAAGGCAGCTACTGGTGAACAGATAAGCCGGTACCATCTTGAAGCCGCCATTGCATACTGGCATACCGAGCAGGATACGCCAGAGAAGTGGGAGGAAATCCTGCAGTTGTACAACCAGTTGCTACAACTCGAATACGCTCCGATTGCTGCGCTAAACCGTACGTATGCATTGGCCCGGTGTAAAGGCAACCAGGTAGGCCTCGAAGAAGCCATCAAGCTCAATCTTGAAACTTATTCCTTGTATTACTGCTTGTTGGCTGCGCTAGATCAGGACACGGCAAACCAGCATAAACATCTTACGAAGGCGCTATCTCTGGCAACCTCAGCCCATGAAAAGGCGCATATCCAGAAAAAACTTGCTGCAATAGCTTAG
- a CDS encoding DUF1569 domain-containing protein: MKTIFDQGAIAALANRINNLDYATPAQWGKMDVGQMMRHCTENDRMLLRQKSFKRLLIGRLIGKAVLRSSIADDTPLKKNSPTHPDLKIKQFVDPAQEKAVWLSLLAQYSQLDTQTFDNFVHPFFGRMNKEEVGIFAYKHIDHHLRQFSA, from the coding sequence ATGAAAACTATCTTTGATCAAGGTGCCATTGCTGCACTTGCAAACAGAATCAACAACCTCGATTATGCTACGCCGGCCCAGTGGGGGAAAATGGATGTCGGTCAAATGATGCGCCATTGCACTGAAAATGATCGCATGCTCCTGCGCCAGAAATCGTTCAAGCGGTTACTAATTGGCCGGCTCATCGGAAAAGCTGTGCTCCGGTCCAGCATTGCAGATGACACGCCACTAAAGAAGAATAGCCCAACCCATCCAGATTTGAAAATCAAACAATTTGTGGATCCGGCGCAGGAAAAAGCTGTCTGGTTGTCGTTGCTTGCGCAGTATAGCCAGTTGGATACACAAACCTTTGATAATTTTGTTCACCCATTCTTCGGGCGAATGAACAAGGAAGAGGTTGGGATCTTTGCATACAAGCACATAGACCACCACCTGCGACAATTCAGTGCCTGA
- a CDS encoding methyltransferase domain-containing protein has translation MVFLLGLPVIYALDYFQKWDLAKAFLVVLSFFLLASTTIHPWYFLGILLLIPNLKQVPWHWFWIASFSIGTYLLYVDGPYWQVVIIGWTGWLLLAAFFHKSKPRTWLRKVQWLRSKAKVNHITRLLSPDACGLKVLDLGAGEGFVGAHIATDWQADVKLADVCDMNETTLPHTLYDGQTLPFKDKAFDVTVLYFVLHHCEAPEQVLREAIRVTDRHLVIVESVYEAKWDLKLLTFLDVLANRLRSGGLMNSQEEHLSFKKAPVWEALITSLGGRVVNQHRKGKWLHKQHTFIVDVSEEGGVKSKE, from the coding sequence ATGGTATTTCTGCTCGGCCTCCCTGTGATTTATGCGTTAGACTATTTCCAGAAATGGGACCTTGCCAAAGCGTTCCTGGTTGTGCTCAGCTTTTTCCTGCTTGCGTCGACAACCATTCATCCCTGGTATTTCCTCGGTATTCTGTTACTGATCCCCAATTTAAAACAGGTGCCCTGGCACTGGTTTTGGATTGCATCATTTTCCATAGGCACCTATCTGCTTTATGTGGATGGCCCGTATTGGCAAGTGGTCATTATTGGATGGACGGGCTGGTTGCTTCTGGCAGCGTTCTTTCACAAATCCAAACCGCGCACATGGCTTCGGAAAGTACAGTGGTTGCGCTCCAAAGCAAAAGTAAACCATATCACGCGTCTGCTTTCTCCTGATGCTTGTGGATTGAAGGTGCTTGATCTCGGTGCCGGCGAAGGTTTTGTAGGCGCCCATATCGCAACCGACTGGCAGGCTGATGTGAAGCTGGCCGACGTCTGTGACATGAACGAAACAACGTTACCGCACACCCTCTACGATGGCCAAACGTTACCGTTTAAGGACAAGGCCTTTGATGTAACGGTGTTATACTTCGTTTTGCACCATTGCGAAGCTCCTGAACAGGTATTGCGGGAAGCGATACGGGTAACAGACCGACATCTGGTAATCGTTGAATCCGTTTACGAAGCTAAATGGGATTTGAAACTGCTCACTTTTCTCGATGTACTGGCTAACCGGCTGCGCTCGGGCGGGCTCATGAACAGCCAGGAAGAACATCTTTCTTTCAAAAAAGCACCGGTATGGGAAGCATTGATTACATCGCTTGGCGGCCGCGTGGTGAACCAGCATAGAAAGGGGAAGTGGCTGCATAAGCAGCACACCTTTATTGTTGATGTCAGTGAAGAGGGAGGAGTGAAGAGTAAGGAGTGA
- a CDS encoding YciI family protein encodes MQEFMMLFRHTPQPENPPTQEEIEATIKQWQDWIGGIAAQGKFASTNQLSYEGKVVQPGQVITDGPYAEIKEIIGGYVIVKATDLDEAVQLAAGCPVLAIGGNVEVRSFMQINL; translated from the coding sequence ATGCAAGAGTTCATGATGTTATTCCGGCACACGCCGCAGCCAGAAAATCCGCCAACACAGGAAGAAATCGAAGCAACCATCAAGCAGTGGCAAGACTGGATTGGTGGTATTGCCGCGCAGGGGAAATTCGCGTCAACCAACCAGCTCAGTTATGAAGGCAAAGTTGTACAGCCCGGGCAGGTAATCACCGATGGCCCATATGCTGAGATCAAAGAGATTATTGGGGGCTATGTCATCGTAAAAGCTACAGATCTCGACGAAGCGGTCCAGCTTGCAGCCGGCTGCCCTGTGCTTGCCATCGGTGGCAACGTTGAGGTGCGCAGCTTCATGCAAATCAACTTGTAA
- a CDS encoding ATP-binding protein, translating to MIEISKKSTTHLHIDCSSEFEHLDRIVDETEAFLGGLITDPEFAYKIVLLVSEAATNAIEHGNALDVSKQVKLDVKVIPSKVTITVEDEGEGFERTAVQNPTADENLLIDGGRGLFFIEEMADDVSYELNGRRVNIVFNR from the coding sequence ATGATCGAGATCTCAAAAAAATCAACAACGCATCTGCACATCGACTGTTCAAGTGAATTTGAGCATCTCGATCGTATTGTTGATGAAACGGAAGCTTTTCTGGGTGGACTGATCACTGATCCTGAATTTGCTTACAAAATTGTGCTCCTCGTTTCGGAAGCAGCTACGAATGCTATTGAACACGGCAATGCACTGGATGTCTCCAAACAGGTAAAACTCGACGTAAAAGTTATCCCTTCGAAGGTGACCATTACAGTTGAAGATGAAGGGGAAGGGTTTGAACGAACAGCTGTACAAAACCCTACTGCCGATGAAAACCTGTTAATTGATGGTGGACGTGGGCTCTTCTTTATCGAAGAAATGGCAGACGACGTTTCTTATGAATTGAATGGCCGGCGGGTTAACATTGTGTTTAACAGGTAG
- a CDS encoding amphi-Trp domain-containing protein: protein MSSKPDRDVEKGYPVSEYVAKLRRLADALENGEQFEIQIAGERIYVPVRAEYNIEHERSDEEEEIEFQIKWSHGSD, encoded by the coding sequence ATGAGCAGTAAACCAGATAGAGATGTAGAAAAGGGATATCCAGTATCAGAGTACGTAGCCAAATTACGCCGGCTGGCTGATGCGCTGGAAAATGGCGAGCAGTTCGAAATCCAGATTGCGGGAGAACGGATTTACGTTCCTGTTCGAGCCGAATACAACATTGAACATGAGCGGTCTGACGAAGAAGAAGAAATCGAATTCCAAATCAAATGGTCACACGGTAGCGACTAG
- a CDS encoding two-component regulator propeller domain-containing protein, which yields MISFYTITNRFLHFRPFKAVLTVVLFVCLVALPDAAGQRSIFSNYSLDDGLPQSQVYDILQDARGYIWLATYGGGAARFDGTSFELLSDISDAPHYRVVYDIYEDRSGKLWFATGNGVLCYDGFATKAMSTEDGLADNRVQSIIEDKNGTMWFGTASGVSTFDGESFTTYGREDGLPHPSVWDIVEDENGVLWFGTQGGVGRFDGTFQHLPRFDQVFVRDLAHDAQGQLWFGTDEGLFVQNGESYKHFTMEDGLPDLLVHSLLFDEDDTLLIGTQEGLAKFADGDLAPLSSLAFDDIPIWSLGGDNEGNLWVGTSGNGVFKQSPSPFVHLNVQDGLPDDVVWNFTQTRDGAIWIGTLNGLARYRDGEVKAFDVADGLLADEVRVVHEDKAGTLWIGTASGIQVYDDGKFSTPPPLKAMDTKVRSIYEEDDGLWFLSEDGVLFFDGSETQFIAKEKLGSRPNAMLRDTEGNLWFATLDGVVQLKDDQVIRYGVKDGIAHPASLSIALGPSNNIWVGTYGGISLIQPATENQALKIDTIT from the coding sequence ATGATTAGCTTTTATACTATTACAAATCGTTTCCTGCATTTCAGGCCATTTAAAGCCGTACTGACAGTTGTTCTGTTTGTTTGCCTTGTTGCACTGCCTGATGCTGCCGGCCAACGGTCGATTTTTAGTAATTACTCCCTGGATGACGGACTCCCACAATCGCAAGTGTACGATATTCTGCAAGATGCGCGAGGGTACATCTGGCTTGCTACCTACGGCGGCGGTGCTGCACGTTTTGACGGAACATCCTTCGAACTTCTCTCCGATATCTCCGATGCGCCACACTACCGTGTAGTCTACGATATATACGAAGACCGAAGCGGGAAGCTCTGGTTTGCTACGGGTAACGGGGTGCTGTGTTACGATGGATTTGCTACTAAAGCCATGTCTACCGAAGATGGGCTTGCGGACAACCGTGTGCAAAGCATTATTGAAGACAAAAACGGTACCATGTGGTTCGGCACTGCAAGTGGTGTTTCAACGTTTGATGGGGAGTCATTCACAACATACGGACGAGAAGATGGGTTACCCCATCCCAGTGTATGGGATATTGTTGAAGATGAAAATGGCGTACTCTGGTTTGGGACGCAAGGTGGCGTGGGTCGCTTTGACGGCACATTTCAACATCTACCCAGATTTGATCAGGTTTTCGTACGAGACCTCGCGCACGATGCGCAGGGGCAATTGTGGTTTGGTACCGATGAAGGACTGTTTGTTCAGAATGGTGAATCTTATAAGCACTTCACCATGGAAGATGGATTGCCTGACCTGCTTGTCCATAGCCTGTTATTTGACGAAGATGACACATTACTGATCGGCACGCAGGAAGGCCTTGCAAAATTTGCCGATGGGGATTTAGCGCCATTAAGTTCACTCGCTTTTGACGACATACCGATATGGAGCCTCGGCGGAGACAACGAAGGTAACCTCTGGGTTGGTACTTCTGGCAATGGGGTATTTAAACAAAGCCCCTCCCCTTTTGTCCATCTGAATGTTCAAGATGGGCTGCCGGATGATGTTGTTTGGAATTTCACGCAAACCAGGGATGGCGCAATTTGGATTGGTACGCTAAACGGTCTTGCCCGATATCGTGACGGTGAAGTTAAAGCATTTGATGTAGCGGATGGGCTCCTCGCGGATGAAGTCAGGGTTGTGCATGAAGACAAAGCCGGCACCTTGTGGATCGGTACAGCAAGTGGAATCCAGGTTTACGATGATGGCAAATTCAGTACACCGCCACCGCTGAAGGCGATGGATACCAAGGTTCGATCTATATACGAGGAAGACGACGGACTCTGGTTCTTGTCAGAGGATGGTGTCCTTTTCTTTGACGGCAGTGAAACACAGTTTATCGCGAAAGAAAAGCTGGGGTCTCGGCCCAATGCGATGCTGAGAGATACGGAAGGAAACCTGTGGTTTGCCACGCTGGATGGCGTAGTGCAACTGAAAGATGACCAGGTAATACGGTACGGCGTGAAAGATGGCATTGCACATCCGGCAAGTTTATCGATTGCACTTGGACCGAGCAACAACATCTGGGTTGGCACCTACGGCGGGATCTCATTGATCCAGCCGGCTACTGAGAATCAGGCGCTCAAAATAGACACCATCAC